From the genome of Acidobacteriota bacterium, one region includes:
- a CDS encoding lysophospholipid acyltransferase family protein, whose protein sequence is MRFLIAVLSPFVWWLCRMLFKIEFHGVENIPSEGACIITPNHVTYADPVWITVPVRRRVYYMAWDKPFRIPVFGLMMRMFGAFPVNLDVAGDASAQREAIDMLRRGRALVMFPEGGRTKTGKLMGFKMGAFRLALAHGVPIVPVTIQGAGTIWPVGQMLPRLGKLTITYHPPIKVERMDEEASRSELKERARQLARRTHDIVATALDPASLPAPEAGDTLSLETNP, encoded by the coding sequence ATGCGATTTCTAATAGCCGTGCTCAGCCCATTCGTTTGGTGGCTTTGCCGGATGCTGTTCAAAATTGAGTTCCACGGCGTCGAGAACATCCCGAGCGAAGGCGCTTGCATTATTACACCAAATCACGTCACCTACGCCGATCCGGTCTGGATCACCGTCCCGGTGCGCAGACGCGTCTACTACATGGCGTGGGACAAGCCGTTTCGCATACCGGTGTTCGGACTCATGATGCGAATGTTCGGGGCGTTCCCGGTGAACCTTGATGTAGCTGGGGATGCGTCGGCTCAACGAGAGGCGATCGATATGCTGCGGAGGGGGCGCGCGTTAGTGATGTTTCCGGAAGGCGGCCGCACTAAAACCGGGAAGCTGATGGGGTTCAAGATGGGCGCGTTCAGGTTGGCTTTGGCTCACGGTGTTCCCATCGTGCCCGTGACGATCCAGGGAGCGGGTACGATCTGGCCGGTAGGGCAAATGCTCCCGCGGCTGGGCAAGCTGACAATCACGTATCACCCGCCGATCAAAGTCGAGCGTATGGATGAAGAGGCGAGCAGGTCCGAACTGAAAGAACGCGCGCGGCAACTCGCGAGAAGGACTCACGACATTGTGGCAACCGCACTCGATCCCGCGAGCTTGCCCGCACCGGAGGCCGGCGATACTCTCTCGCTTGAAACCAACCCCTAA
- the thrB gene encoding homoserine kinase — MHTEITIPASTSNLGASFDACGLALSLYLRVTVEDRAGGFEVVPTGEGADRVPRDESNLIARVARSVADLCGKRIEGARLLVNSQIPLARGLGSSSAAIVAGISVYEALTGERLSEEELFGYCLRFEDHGDNLAPSLLGGLVVACVTETARLERSLVTVKRAWPEDVKIVLCIPEFEMNTSQMRGVLPREVKLGDAVFNVQRAALLQALIAERRYELFAEALRDRLHQPHRIPHGPGLGEVLRMNEQTRDYPGLLGVAVSGAGSTMIAFATENFSQIAAEMSYRLATAGVRSRTLEVGVDNSGRVVRSVTPEG, encoded by the coding sequence GTGCACACAGAAATCACAATCCCTGCCTCCACTTCAAACCTCGGCGCGAGTTTCGATGCGTGCGGGCTGGCGCTCTCGCTGTATCTGCGGGTCACGGTTGAAGACCGTGCCGGCGGATTCGAGGTCGTGCCGACGGGCGAAGGCGCGGATCGCGTGCCGCGTGACGAGTCGAACCTGATCGCCAGGGTGGCGCGTTCAGTCGCCGATCTTTGCGGAAAGAGAATTGAGGGCGCGCGGTTGCTTGTTAACAGCCAGATTCCGCTTGCGCGAGGACTAGGCAGCAGCAGTGCCGCCATTGTCGCGGGCATCTCGGTCTACGAGGCGCTGACCGGCGAGCGCTTGAGCGAGGAGGAGTTGTTTGGCTACTGTCTGCGCTTTGAAGATCACGGCGACAACCTTGCGCCCAGTCTGCTGGGAGGGCTGGTCGTCGCCTGTGTAACAGAAACGGCAAGGCTGGAACGATCGCTCGTCACAGTGAAACGCGCGTGGCCTGAAGATGTGAAGATCGTGCTATGCATTCCTGAATTTGAAATGAATACTTCGCAGATGCGCGGTGTCTTACCCAGGGAAGTAAAGCTCGGAGACGCAGTGTTCAACGTTCAGCGCGCGGCGCTGCTGCAAGCGCTGATCGCCGAACGCCGCTACGAACTGTTCGCCGAAGCTCTACGCGACCGCTTGCACCAGCCGCATCGCATCCCTCACGGGCCGGGGCTCGGAGAGGTGCTGCGAATGAACGAGCAGACGCGCGACTATCCGGGCTTGCTCGGTGTAGCGGTGAGCGGGGCGGGCTCGACTATGATCGCGTTCGCCACCGAGAACTTCTCGCAGATCGCCGCCGAGATGAGTTACCGGCTCGCGACGGCAGGCGTCCGGTCGCGCACGCTCGAAGTCGGCGTCGATAATAGCGGCCGCGTGGTTCGAAGTGTCACCCCGGAGGGGTGA
- a CDS encoding VCBS repeat-containing protein, translated as MKRYAFIISIAVALDAFAFGSTGRCAPLYANRAQAATTPKVSAEFQAEVSQLTSTGSRLKEAVEASLDGTAHHLAAIFQQEKPKAPNEAFELRILEGDGRTSKTIFRRSDFFFSFALAREPNKLNATDINGDGIKEIIVQSSSGGNCWSCNPTEIYQVRNHKAELIAAAPIQRIADLNGDGIHELLVTDARWESYDDLSHAASPGAVMVYGWRNGKYVYAARDFADFYTGELDRIRASIEEAKSQITTGEYSDEAYVGLAIALALTYAHTGDVERGLKEMEALLNSNAKSAAQTKHRLVIIDDFRKGDSAKKLREMKYGDPLPL; from the coding sequence ATGAAGCGTTACGCTTTCATCATTAGCATCGCAGTCGCGCTCGATGCATTCGCTTTTGGAAGCACTGGCCGTTGCGCGCCGCTCTACGCCAACCGCGCTCAAGCCGCGACAACGCCGAAGGTCAGCGCCGAGTTTCAGGCTGAGGTTTCACAGCTCACCTCGACAGGCTCGAGGCTGAAAGAGGCCGTGGAAGCCAGCTTGGACGGAACGGCCCATCACCTGGCAGCCATCTTCCAACAAGAGAAACCGAAGGCTCCCAACGAGGCCTTTGAACTGCGAATCCTCGAAGGCGACGGCCGAACTTCCAAGACAATCTTCCGGCGTAGTGACTTCTTTTTCTCTTTCGCTCTCGCGCGCGAGCCAAACAAGTTGAACGCCACCGACATAAACGGCGACGGGATCAAAGAGATAATCGTTCAGAGCTCGAGCGGTGGAAATTGTTGGAGCTGCAACCCGACCGAGATCTATCAGGTGCGCAATCACAAAGCGGAGCTGATTGCCGCGGCGCCGATTCAAAGGATTGCCGACCTCAACGGCGACGGCATTCATGAGTTGCTGGTGACCGACGCGCGATGGGAATCCTACGACGACCTGTCGCACGCGGCCTCACCGGGAGCGGTGATGGTATACGGGTGGCGAAACGGCAAGTACGTGTATGCGGCTCGCGACTTCGCGGACTTTTACACGGGCGAGCTTGATCGCATACGCGCTTCGATCGAAGAAGCGAAGTCTCAAATAACTACCGGCGAGTATTCTGATGAGGCATACGTTGGTCTGGCGATCGCGCTTGCGCTAACCTACGCTCATACCGGCGATGTCGAGCGCGGGTTGAAGGAAATGGAAGCGTTGTTGAACTCGAACGCGAAGTCAGCGGCGCAGACTAAACACCGGCTTGTGATCATCGATGATTTCCGCAAAGGCGACAGCGCGAAGAAGCTTCGAGAGATGAAATACGGCGACCCGCTCCCGCTGTAG
- a CDS encoding TlpA disulfide reductase family protein, with amino-acid sequence MKILVIFVFLILFVIPVNQATAEQATDALPAFTLKDLKGRTVRLSDYKGKVVLVNFWATWCVPCLAEMPELVKLQKEYKGSGLQIIGVTYEAEAKTLVSRLARKFKINYPLLFGTTDLSKQYGIEEVLPVTLVVDREGKLRDRILGVLDMEEFDEKIKPMLE; translated from the coding sequence GTGAAGATTCTTGTTATTTTCGTTTTCCTGATTCTCTTCGTCATTCCCGTCAATCAAGCGACTGCCGAGCAAGCGACAGATGCGCTACCTGCTTTCACGTTGAAAGACCTGAAAGGACGCACTGTGCGGTTGAGCGATTATAAAGGGAAAGTCGTGCTGGTGAATTTCTGGGCGACCTGGTGCGTACCGTGCCTCGCAGAGATGCCTGAACTGGTCAAGTTGCAGAAAGAGTACAAAGGGAGCGGCTTGCAAATCATCGGCGTAACCTACGAGGCGGAAGCGAAAACGCTGGTCAGTCGGCTGGCTCGTAAGTTCAAGATCAATTATCCACTGCTCTTTGGCACAACTGATCTCTCGAAACAGTACGGGATCGAAGAGGTCCTGCCCGTAACGCTCGTCGTTGACCGCGAAGGAAAACTCCGTGACCGCATTTTGGGTGTACTCGATATGGAAGAATTTGATGAGAAGATCAAGCCCATGCTTGAGTAA
- a CDS encoding inositol monophosphatase family protein: MLNFAIGVARDAGRLLRDRVGTTIDIDYKGSINLVTDVDLASERLIRDAISTHHPRHEILAEEGGLSESSSEYRWIVDPLDGTTNYAHGYPIFCVSIALECRGEVMLGVVYDPMRDELFTAERGGGAALNNRPIRVSKIDDLMQGILSTGFPYDIKTSKLTNLDHWTNFAMNAQALRRDGAAALDLCYVACGRFDGFWELNLSPWDTAAGTLIVTEAGGRITNFSGGPFSNYKPEVVASNGLIHDRMIEVLASRAGG, translated from the coding sequence ATGCTGAACTTCGCAATAGGCGTGGCTAGAGATGCCGGCCGGCTGCTTCGCGATCGGGTCGGCACCACGATCGACATAGACTATAAGGGCTCGATCAATCTGGTCACCGACGTCGACCTCGCGAGCGAGAGACTAATCCGCGACGCGATCTCAACCCACCACCCACGTCACGAAATCCTTGCCGAAGAAGGCGGCCTTTCGGAAAGCAGCTCCGAGTATCGCTGGATCGTTGACCCGCTTGATGGAACGACAAACTACGCGCACGGGTATCCCATCTTCTGCGTTTCGATAGCGCTCGAATGCCGAGGCGAGGTGATGCTTGGCGTGGTCTACGATCCAATGCGCGACGAGTTGTTCACCGCAGAACGTGGAGGCGGCGCGGCGCTCAACAACCGCCCGATTCGCGTATCGAAGATAGATGACTTGATGCAGGGAATTCTATCCACCGGGTTCCCTTACGACATAAAAACCTCGAAGCTGACGAATCTGGATCACTGGACCAACTTCGCGATGAATGCGCAGGCGCTTCGACGCGACGGAGCCGCGGCGTTGGATCTTTGCTACGTTGCGTGCGGGCGCTTCGACGGATTCTGGGAGCTGAACCTCTCTCCATGGGACACGGCCGCGGGCACGTTGATCGTCACCGAAGCAGGAGGACGCATTACGAATTTCAGCGGCGGTCCATTCTCAAACTACAAACCCGAGGTCGTGGCGAGCAATGGTCTGATACACGATCGAATGATTGAAGTGCTCGCAAGCAGGGCTGGCGGTTAG
- a CDS encoding tetratricopeptide repeat protein: MTKTISSSVLASLAGRPSLPESSRGTPEGRPQRDARPGRALSVFFALLIVAFLAGGCDRDVEQSLSRAVEAWDSGDYKRAAEEYERYLEHNPASEKAPEARFQLANIYYFKLRGYDQARSHYTAFVEQNPSHPSAQLARERLAEVLGEMGRSYEAIAEYENLNPQDSGERRRIRLRIADLYFAQRNYSQALTEYEKVIELVPYDELSEQAYLREASIYHIERGQYQQALPIYQKLGSMSSDPKVRVRAAYGLADCYAGMYQFDEAIKTLRAIKDDPEQTDVGRRVAELEQQKREAAQARSGLER, encoded by the coding sequence TTGACAAAGACGATTTCAAGTTCTGTACTGGCGTCCCTCGCTGGACGCCCGTCGTTACCAGAATCTTCTCGAGGGACACCCGAGGGGCGCCCACAGAGGGACGCCCGTCCAGGGCGAGCGCTTTCCGTTTTTTTCGCGCTGCTGATCGTAGCATTTCTCGCCGGAGGGTGTGATCGCGATGTAGAGCAATCGCTCTCGCGGGCGGTTGAAGCATGGGATTCCGGTGACTACAAGCGCGCGGCCGAGGAGTATGAACGTTACCTCGAGCATAATCCAGCCAGCGAAAAAGCTCCGGAGGCGAGATTCCAACTCGCGAACATCTATTACTTCAAGTTGCGCGGCTACGATCAGGCGCGATCTCACTACACCGCTTTCGTCGAGCAGAACCCGTCACATCCATCAGCCCAGTTGGCGCGCGAGCGCCTTGCCGAAGTGCTCGGCGAAATGGGACGTTCCTATGAAGCGATCGCCGAGTATGAGAACCTGAACCCGCAAGACTCGGGCGAGCGCCGCCGCATTCGATTGCGAATTGCGGATCTTTACTTCGCGCAGAGAAACTACAGCCAGGCGCTGACCGAGTACGAAAAAGTCATCGAGCTGGTCCCTTACGACGAGCTGAGCGAACAGGCGTATTTGCGCGAAGCATCGATCTATCACATCGAGCGCGGGCAGTATCAACAAGCGTTACCGATTTATCAGAAGCTCGGGTCGATGAGCAGCGATCCGAAGGTCCGAGTGCGCGCGGCGTACGGTCTGGCTGATTGCTATGCTGGGATGTATCAGTTTGACGAAGCGATAAAAACGTTGCGCGCGATCAAGGACGATCCCGAACAAACTGACGTTGGGCGTCGAGTGGCCGAACTCGAACAGCAAAAGCGCGAAGCAGCTCAGGCGAGAAGCGGACTGGAAAGGTAG
- the gyrA gene encoding DNA gyrase subunit A has product MAEAAHKIPVNIEEEMKRSYLDYAMSVIIGRALPDARDGLKPVHRRILFSMHEIGLVPGRPFKKSATVVGDVLGKYHPHGDTAVYDSLVRMAQDFSLRYPLVDGQGNFGSVDGDSPAAYRYTEARLTRIAMEMLADIDRDTVDFVPNYDESREEPTVLPTRYPNLLVNGSGGIAVGMATNIPPHNLSEVIEATIYLIQNPTARLKTLMGMIPGPDFPTGGFIYGREGIKNAYETGRGMVIMRARASIDRVGRTGERMAIVVTEIPYQVNKAKLLERIAELINDKKLDGISDLRDESDREGMRIVIELKRDAIPDIVLNNLYKLTPMQQSFGVINLAIVNGQPRELKLIDTLNIFFEHRRDVVLRRTRYDLRKAEARAHILEGLKKALDNLDAVISLIRKSKSAPEAREALMERFNFSELQARAILEMQLQKLTGLERQKLIDEYKEVIQLIAELEEILANESVLRNLIVKELREVQKEFGDKRRTEIIESGAELTLEDLIADEDMAITVTHSGYIKRTPVSVYRAQRRGGTGRKGATTKTDDVVDHIFVASAHSYLMIFTSNGQVYRIKVHEIPDAAAAGRGKAIVNLVNIPHGEKFAGIVPVRDFEEGRYVIMATRKGTIKKTELSRFANIRSGGIIAMGIDEGDELIAAEITDGKKKIFLATHEGMAICFDESKLRAQGRQGSGVRGITLEKNDYVISVAAVTDDTEMLSISEHGFGKRTQLKEYRVTSRGGKGVINMKTSDRNGLVVAVLPVNDESQIMIITNQGKLIRMETKGIRVSGRSTQGVKLIDASDGDLVSSASLIERQQDATIEPES; this is encoded by the coding sequence ATGGCAGAAGCTGCACATAAGATTCCAGTCAACATAGAAGAAGAAATGAAGCGCAGCTACCTGGACTACGCGATGAGCGTGATCATCGGCCGCGCGCTTCCCGACGCCCGCGACGGCCTGAAACCCGTACATCGACGCATCCTTTTTTCAATGCACGAGATCGGGCTGGTCCCGGGCCGGCCGTTCAAGAAGTCGGCGACCGTCGTTGGCGATGTGCTCGGCAAGTACCACCCGCATGGAGACACCGCCGTCTACGATTCATTGGTGCGAATGGCGCAGGACTTTTCGCTCCGCTATCCGCTGGTGGATGGCCAGGGCAACTTCGGTTCGGTCGACGGCGACTCGCCGGCTGCATATCGATACACCGAAGCGAGACTCACTCGCATCGCGATGGAGATGCTTGCCGACATAGACAGGGACACCGTCGACTTCGTTCCCAACTACGATGAGTCGCGTGAAGAGCCGACGGTTTTGCCGACCCGGTATCCGAATCTGCTGGTCAACGGCTCGGGCGGCATCGCGGTCGGCATGGCCACCAACATCCCGCCGCATAACTTGAGCGAAGTCATCGAAGCCACGATCTACCTCATTCAAAATCCCACCGCGCGCCTGAAGACGTTGATGGGCATGATACCCGGGCCCGACTTTCCGACCGGCGGATTCATCTACGGCCGCGAAGGCATCAAGAACGCCTACGAGACAGGCCGGGGCATGGTCATTATGCGCGCGCGGGCCTCCATAGATCGCGTCGGGCGCACCGGCGAAAGAATGGCCATCGTCGTCACCGAGATTCCTTATCAGGTGAACAAGGCCAAGCTGCTCGAGCGCATAGCCGAGCTGATCAACGATAAGAAGCTCGACGGCATTTCCGACTTGCGTGACGAATCGGATCGCGAAGGTATGCGAATCGTCATCGAGCTTAAACGCGACGCGATACCGGACATCGTGCTGAACAACCTGTACAAGCTGACTCCGATGCAGCAGTCGTTTGGCGTGATCAACCTCGCTATAGTCAACGGGCAGCCGCGTGAGCTTAAACTGATCGACACGCTGAACATCTTCTTCGAGCATCGGCGCGACGTAGTGCTGCGCCGCACGCGTTACGATCTGAGAAAGGCCGAAGCTCGCGCGCACATCCTCGAAGGCTTGAAGAAAGCGCTCGACAATCTGGATGCGGTGATCTCGCTGATTCGCAAATCGAAGAGCGCGCCCGAAGCTCGCGAGGCGTTGATGGAGCGATTCAACTTCAGCGAGCTGCAGGCGCGCGCCATTCTCGAAATGCAGTTGCAGAAGCTGACCGGCTTGGAGCGGCAAAAGCTGATCGATGAGTACAAAGAGGTCATTCAGCTCATCGCCGAGCTGGAAGAGATACTGGCTAACGAGTCGGTGCTCCGCAACCTCATCGTCAAGGAACTGCGCGAAGTCCAGAAGGAGTTCGGCGACAAACGAAGAACCGAGATCATCGAATCGGGCGCCGAGCTCACCCTCGAGGACTTGATCGCCGACGAAGACATGGCCATCACCGTGACCCATTCGGGATACATCAAGCGCACGCCGGTGTCCGTCTATCGCGCGCAGCGGCGCGGAGGTACGGGCCGCAAGGGGGCGACCACCAAGACCGACGATGTTGTCGATCATATCTTTGTCGCGTCGGCTCACAGCTACCTGATGATCTTCACCAGCAACGGCCAGGTCTACAGAATCAAGGTCCACGAGATCCCGGATGCGGCCGCGGCGGGACGAGGCAAAGCCATCGTCAATCTCGTCAACATCCCTCACGGTGAGAAGTTCGCCGGCATAGTTCCGGTTCGCGACTTTGAAGAGGGCAGGTACGTCATTATGGCGACTCGTAAGGGAACGATCAAGAAGACCGAGCTCTCACGATTTGCCAACATTCGAAGCGGCGGAATCATCGCAATGGGAATCGATGAGGGCGACGAATTGATCGCCGCCGAGATCACCGACGGCAAGAAGAAGATCTTCCTAGCCACGCACGAAGGAATGGCAATTTGCTTCGATGAATCCAAGCTTAGAGCTCAGGGACGTCAGGGCTCCGGCGTACGCGGAATTACGCTGGAGAAAAACGACTACGTAATAAGTGTCGCAGCCGTTACAGACGACACTGAGATGCTCTCGATCTCGGAGCACGGTTTCGGAAAACGTACGCAGCTCAAGGAGTATCGTGTCACGTCGCGCGGCGGCAAGGGCGTGATCAACATGAAGACCAGCGACCGAAATGGTCTGGTTGTCGCCGTATTGCCGGTCAACGACGAGAGTCAGATTATGATAATCACCAATCAGGGCAAACTGATTCGTATGGAGACAAAGGGCATTCGCGTATCGGGGCGATCGACACAGGGCGTCAAGCTGATCGATGCTTCCGACGGCGACCTGGTATCGTCGGCTTCGCTGATCGAACGTCAGCAAGACGCGACCATAGAGCCGGAAAGCTAG
- a CDS encoding sialidase family protein, translating into MRKPTRALVLLSCCFAVASAQTHKHSSAKNGKHNPFVASDNHGGFYLLYVERANDKNNLMLRHSTDGRVFSAPSRVNNIDGDAMVRNENPPKLAVAPNGELYACWGMGASHSEGNIRFARSTNGGKTFSPAITLNSDARKKPAGHAFQSIAVDKHGRVYVVWIDERNKKPGDRGADIWMATSENAGKTFSPDRKILSDICECCRTHTAVDSAGRLFVAYRTVPRNGPMHRDILVARSDDGGKSFTAKAASQDVWEINGCPVAGPSLSIDSKDQITVVWFTGSDDRPGLYYVTSTDHGATYSTRKWLDADQKVGKHAQAIACSGGVFVAWDDEAQKSTSWGLLDPQKGMLQKSAPFADASYPTVAASNDTVVIAGMLTATADIFWRAESLPAALHSPLEKPR; encoded by the coding sequence ATGAGAAAACCAACACGCGCTTTGGTTCTTTTGTCGTGCTGCTTTGCTGTGGCATCGGCGCAGACCCATAAACACAGTTCGGCAAAAAACGGCAAACATAATCCCTTCGTCGCGTCGGACAATCACGGTGGCTTCTACCTGCTCTATGTCGAGCGGGCAAATGATAAGAACAACCTGATGCTGCGTCATTCGACCGACGGCAGAGTTTTCTCTGCACCCTCTCGCGTCAATAACATTGATGGAGACGCGATGGTGCGAAACGAGAATCCGCCAAAACTGGCTGTCGCCCCGAACGGCGAACTGTATGCGTGCTGGGGAATGGGCGCGTCTCACAGCGAAGGCAACATTCGGTTTGCGCGCTCAACAAATGGCGGCAAGACTTTCTCTCCGGCAATCACTCTTAACTCAGACGCCAGGAAGAAACCCGCCGGCCACGCTTTTCAATCCATAGCCGTTGATAAACACGGTCGCGTTTACGTTGTCTGGATTGACGAGCGAAACAAAAAACCGGGAGACAGGGGAGCCGATATCTGGATGGCGACTTCAGAAAATGCCGGCAAGACTTTTTCACCCGACCGCAAGATCCTTTCGGATATATGCGAGTGCTGCCGCACTCATACGGCCGTTGATTCTGCCGGAAGATTATTCGTCGCTTATCGAACTGTCCCGCGCAATGGACCTATGCACCGAGACATTCTGGTAGCGAGGTCTGATGATGGCGGCAAATCATTTACCGCGAAAGCCGCGAGTCAGGATGTGTGGGAGATCAATGGCTGTCCAGTTGCCGGTCCGAGCCTTTCGATCGACAGCAAGGATCAAATAACCGTCGTGTGGTTTACCGGAAGCGATGATCGGCCTGGTCTTTACTACGTTACATCAACGGATCACGGAGCGACCTATTCAACTCGCAAATGGCTTGATGCGGATCAGAAGGTGGGCAAACACGCCCAGGCAATCGCTTGTTCCGGCGGCGTATTTGTGGCTTGGGATGACGAGGCGCAGAAATCTACCAGTTGGGGATTATTAGATCCGCAAAAAGGAATGCTACAGAAAAGCGCGCCGTTCGCCGATGCCTCTTATCCTACGGTAGCCGCCAGCAATGATACGGTCGTGATAGCCGGTATGCTGACGGCAACAGCGGATATTTTCTGGCGCGCTGAATCCCTGCCGGCCGCCCTTCATAGCCCGCTTGAGAAACCTCGTTAG
- a CDS encoding SLBB domain-containing protein yields the protein MSKRTAVLTVSLLLTLASLTQANLPTGHAQSVAGGSSQTPGDAYAYFIQGAVNKPGVYRIESAPSLLKLLALAGGLADSHGSTAFIIRRLKTPDSLVRYVKIDASLTGNLEAATNLEPGDIVNIPQADVVFVTGEVTAAGSFPFKEGMTLVQAVSLARGVTVRAKTGRVVIFRQDSTGTRLEINVDLDAVMSGKQKDVPLQPNDIIIVPNDRARTVFWRFLDIPPIPVLVPCRGSRPCMARLDLSLFEAGNEQD from the coding sequence ATGTCAAAAAGAACCGCAGTGCTAACGGTTAGCCTTTTGCTGACACTCGCGAGCTTGACGCAAGCCAATCTGCCGACGGGTCACGCGCAGTCGGTTGCCGGCGGTTCCAGTCAAACACCGGGTGACGCATACGCATACTTCATTCAAGGCGCGGTGAACAAGCCTGGCGTTTACCGGATTGAGAGCGCCCCGTCGCTGTTGAAACTTCTCGCCCTGGCAGGGGGGCTTGCGGATAGTCACGGCTCGACCGCCTTTATCATACGCAGGCTCAAGACCCCGGATTCACTCGTGCGGTACGTAAAGATCGATGCATCGCTCACGGGCAATCTCGAGGCGGCTACGAATCTCGAGCCGGGCGACATTGTGAACATCCCTCAGGCCGACGTTGTCTTCGTCACAGGAGAAGTGACCGCGGCGGGGTCGTTCCCGTTCAAAGAAGGCATGACGTTGGTGCAGGCGGTGTCGCTTGCTCGCGGCGTGACCGTCAGAGCAAAGACTGGCCGAGTAGTCATATTCCGGCAGGATTCAACCGGGACGCGGCTAGAAATCAACGTCGACCTCGATGCCGTGATGAGCGGGAAACAGAAAGACGTCCCCCTCCAGCCGAATGACATCATCATCGTTCCGAATGATCGGGCCAGGACTGTGTTTTGGCGGTTCCTGGATATTCCGCCGATTCCGGTTTTAGTTCCTTGCCGCGGTTCGCGTCCCTGCATGGCGCGGTTGGATTTGAGTCTGTTCGAAGCCGGTAACGAACAAGATTAG
- a CDS encoding molybdenum cofactor biosynthesis protein MoaE produces MPNTVRITALLFGQAREWVGSSSLDLELDAPATVESAFAILRSRHPRLAEMERSLLFAVNEEYAAPSHPLSEGDQLAVLPPVSGGEAESRDIFEITREPIDIAGLRARLLEGDSGAVVIFDGVARNNTKGRRTLYLEYEGYEQMARRTMEQIGREVHGRWPVNRVGIIHRLGRIDIAESSVVIVVTSAHRKIAFEACHYAIDHLKKIVPIWKKEYFEDGAVWVENEKAESSKQ; encoded by the coding sequence ATGCCGAACACAGTACGCATCACCGCTCTATTATTCGGTCAGGCTCGCGAATGGGTCGGGTCGTCGAGTCTCGATCTCGAATTGGACGCGCCGGCTACAGTCGAAAGCGCTTTTGCGATTCTCAGATCACGCCACCCGAGGCTCGCCGAGATGGAGCGGAGTTTGTTGTTCGCAGTCAATGAAGAATACGCCGCGCCTTCGCATCCTCTTTCGGAGGGCGACCAGCTCGCGGTGCTTCCCCCTGTGAGCGGCGGCGAAGCTGAAAGCCGCGACATCTTCGAAATCACTCGTGAACCGATCGACATCGCCGGCCTCCGAGCGCGACTCCTCGAAGGAGACTCGGGCGCGGTGGTGATCTTCGACGGAGTTGCCCGCAACAATACGAAGGGCCGCCGGACGCTGTACCTCGAATACGAAGGCTACGAGCAAATGGCCCGTCGCACAATGGAACAGATCGGCCGCGAGGTCCACGGGCGCTGGCCCGTCAATCGCGTCGGCATTATTCATCGCCTTGGCCGCATCGACATAGCAGAGTCAAGCGTGGTCATTGTCGTAACCTCCGCCCATCGCAAGATCGCGTTCGAAGCTTGCCACTACGCGATCGATCATTTGAAGAAGATTGTGCCGATCTGGAAGAAGGAGTACTTCGAGGACGGAGCGGTGTGGGTAGAGAACGAGAAGGCAGAAAGCAGTAAGCAGTAA
- a CDS encoding HD domain-containing protein — translation MNYELNFEYLIARLTPQLDEQQLAGVHRAYDVARTAHSGQTRDEGTPYIVHPVRVAVSLVDELSLYSPTLVCSALLHDVIEDSDVTRDDIGRMFDERIAEVVWLLTKLEDVSLRDYLGRIEAAAHTGAPLVKLCDRLDNMRSVIDTPKLEKKRRYIRTTEEFFLPLAARTNQYLHSELCRSLDEARSHVIGIG, via the coding sequence ATGAACTACGAACTGAACTTTGAATATCTGATCGCGCGACTGACGCCGCAACTCGACGAGCAGCAGCTTGCCGGCGTCCATCGCGCGTATGATGTCGCCCGGACTGCTCATTCGGGGCAGACGCGCGACGAAGGCACGCCCTACATCGTCCACCCGGTGCGAGTAGCTGTGTCCCTGGTGGATGAACTGAGTCTCTACTCGCCAACGCTGGTTTGTTCTGCGCTGCTTCACGACGTGATCGAGGACAGCGATGTTACCCGGGATGACATCGGGCGAATGTTCGATGAACGGATCGCCGAAGTAGTGTGGCTGCTGACGAAGCTTGAAGACGTGAGCTTGCGCGACTACCTCGGTCGCATCGAAGCCGCCGCTCACACCGGTGCGCCGCTCGTGAAGCTTTGCGATCGACTCGATAACATGAGATCGGTCATCGACACCCCGAAGCTGGAGAAGAAACGCCGGTACATTCGGACAACGGAGGAGTTTTTCTTGCCGCTCGCCGCGCGAACGAATCAGTATCTTCACAGCGAACTTTGTCGCTCGCTTGACGAGGCCCGCAGCCACGTTATAGGCATTGGTTGA